Within Patescibacteria group bacterium, the genomic segment AATTGGGACAATAGTTGCCTACCTTTTAACAAAAACTCTTTTGGCGATAAGCTTTTTGGGGCTTTTGCCGATTGTATTTTTGGTTTTTCGCGCCTCAAAAACTTTTAAATTCAGAATTGTCGTTACCCTCAAAAAGGCAACAGTGGCAACACTTATGGTATTTTTAATTCTTTCTAACTTCTGGGCGTTCATATTCTCTATTGGTAACAAGATACCCTTTAATCCAGTTGGTTTTAACGAATCTCTTTTGGTTGCTTTGATCATCGGAGTTTTGATTACAGGGGGGATGTATTTAGTGGCGTTTCTGCTGGGAACAATGGTTAAAGGTGTTGGTTTAATTGAGAAAACAGTCGTGGGATTTTGCTTTTTGTCTTTACTGTTTTTAGTTCTTGCTTCCTTTAAAATCTTTTATATTCCTTTAATCACCCTTATTTTTATTATTCCAATAATTTTACAAAGGAAACTACTTCATCAATTAGTAATAAATATCAAAAGTACACTCTCTCACCAATGGGTTTTTTCTGGAAACAATGCAATCTATTTTATAATTTTAGTTTTGTTTGGAGGAATACTTCTTACCCAATCATTAAAAGGTTTTGTGGAAGGACCAGATGGTTTGCGGGCATATTTAAATTTAACTAAATTTATCGCCCAAAATTTCCGAGTTCCCAGTCCTGGGGCGTTTGTGGGAATTCCTTTTCCCTTCGAACTTCTATCTGCGTTACCCTTTAAATTGGGTGGAATTCCTGTAGCCAAATTCTTTGCTAATTCTTTTTATCTAGTTTTGTTACTAGAGCTTATTGCCTGCGTAAAACTGCTTGGTATTAGGAAAAACGCTTTTCCAATTATCTTTGCTTTAGCTTGCCATCCCATTTTGTACTATTTCTTATCGGTGGAATTTAAGACCGACATCTTTGTTCTAGTTGTAATGCTTGGAGCGCTTCTTTCGTTTTTCCGCAAGTCGCCAGGGACATTGTTTTTGCTGGTTTTTGCGGTTGTGGCTAAGTTCTCGGCGATTTTTTTTGCTTTGCCTTTGGGGCTATTTTATCTTGCCACAATATTTAAAACTCATCCGCGCAAAAAATTAATCACCAGTTTGGCTTTTTCCACAATCCCGCTGTTGTTTTGGTTGGTGTTTTATCGCGCTTCTTACCCCTTTGTTGGACAATTTGGTTTGTACGGCAGTAACTATTCTTATGATACAAGCCTAACTGATACCTGTCACAGGGAGATTGAGGCGTACGAGACCACAAAATTCTACGAGGCAAAAAAGGGGTTTTTGGGGATAGTAACTCTCCCCTTTGCCAAACTTTTTGTGGTCAGCGGTAGGGGCGCGATAACCTCTCTAAACGATCCGGGGGTGTTGTATTTTTTGCTTTTATTACCTTTAATCTACCTCTATGTTAAGAACCGTCCTAAAGTCCCACCTGTGATTAAATGGGATAACCCTGTCACTGCAATATTTTTAAGCACTTTTATCTCTTTTATTCTTTGGGCAAGTGTTAGATCTGATGCCATTTGGTATAACCTTGCGGGGTTTATCTTATTAATTTTATTTTTATATAAAGGTGTAGAAAGAGTAGCAACAGAGAAGCAATTTAATGTCATTGTAAAATTTGTTGGGTTTATTTCTGTATTACATCTTTTAACCTATATTTTTGTTGATCCCTTTGCAACTTATATTCCAACTAATGTAAACGCCCAAACTCTATATGGCGGAGCAATTTTGAAGGAAGCTCGGCAACGCTCGTATGACGATATTTATCAAATAGAAAAGGCCACTAATTTGGATCGCAGAAAGATTTTGTTTTCTAGTGGAATAGCCTTTGTGCGCTTAAATTACTTTGTGGATAATTCGGCAGAAAGAGTTGTCTATTTTGATGGATTAGACACTGGTAAACTCAAAATTGAGGATTTTGGTTGGGGGGTCTATTTTAAATACCCCGATTCATTAAAAATCCCCTGCGTCACAGCAACACAACAGAAAGCCAAGAAGTTGTTTGAATCGGCTGGAGCTGTGATTGTGGATAACCCTTCCGCCACAGTTTATCGTTTTATAGGGTTTCAACCCTGAGCTTGTCGAAGGGTCAGACCCTAAAATAATTGGGAATTTAACCCCCCCATTCCAGTATTTTTCTTGTGATAAAATAATATTATGAAAGCATACAGATTTAGTCCGATAAAGAGCAAAGAAGAATTGTTTGAGGCTATTAACCACATACATTTTGAATGTAATAAACTTTGTAAACAATCATTTGGAAAGTATCTTCCCAATGCCGGTAATATGGGTATATTTTGCCATTATGATAATGAGTATGAATTCTTAATTAATATTAGAAAGGATTTAACAGAACCTTCAAACAGTCCAAACCAAAAATACTTTACACTTTATGAACCTGTTGTCATTCCAGCAAAAAATGATGTACCAGAAACAACTTATAAATACTTGTATATTAGAAAACCTGATCCATATCGCCACCATGTAGGAGATCTGGATTTTTATTTAGAACCAGAAAAATACAAAGAACTAAAACAATCTATGATTGGTGGAAGGATGATTAAAGGGGCAAGGGTATTTGATCGTCAAGATCTCGATATGATCGAGTTGTACGATCCAGATGTTGATGTTTTAGGTTATGTGAGTACAGAAATCATGTCTACAGCGGTTAGAATCAAGCTTTCCGACGCAACAAAGTTATAAAGCTGTGTTTGACAAAACACATGAATTTGGTATAATCTGAATGTTTAAACATTGGAACTTAGGATAATCTATATGGCGATAATAGCACGAGATATATCAAAGATAGTAGAGAAATACCTCTTTAAGGGGAAGATAATTATTGTTTATGGGGCTCGCCAAGTAGGCAAAACAACCCTTGTAAGAAACATCCTTAATTCCAGCGATAGCTCCAATGGCTATTTTAATTGTGAATTGCTAAGTGTAAAAAGGCAATTGGAGTCTTTAGAGCCTTACAAAACAAAGGAGTTTTTGGGTGATAGCAAAATAATAATTCTTGATGAAGCTCAGAAAGTAGAAAATATTGGTTTGGCGTTAAAGCAATTAATTGATACCTTTCCAGATATTCAGATAGTAGCTACTGGGTCGTCAAGTTTTGATCTGTCAAACAAGATTAACGAGCCTTTAACTGGTCGTGCTTTTGAATTTAAGTTATACCCTTTATCTATTCAGGAACTCGTTAAATACTCCGATAAAAAAATAGTTTTGGAATCATTGGACAAAATACTAACTTATGGTTTATATCCCGAGGTATATTTGTCTGGTAGGAACTTAGCCCAAAAGCTTATAGAGACTATATCCAGTCAGTACTTGTATAAAGATGTTTTAGAAATTGAGCAAATAAAAAAGCCACAAACAATTATTCGTTTGTTAGAGTTACTGGCTATGCAATTGGGAAGTGAAGTGTCGATCACCGAATTAGCCACAACCTTGCAAATTAACTACGATACTGTAGAGCGATACCTGGATTTGCTGGAAAAGTCCTTTGTAATCTTTAGACTAAGGTCTTTTAGTCGCAACTTAAGAAAAGAAATAACCAAAAAACATAAAGTGTACTTTTATGATGTTGGAATAAGAAATGCCATTTTAAATAGGTATAACGCATTGTCTTTAAGGGAAGATATTGGTGGGTTGTGGGAGAATTTTCTTATCGCCGAAAGAATTAAATACTTGGATGGTAAAGAAATACCGTTTAATAATTACTTCTGGCGAACCCACGATCAAAAAGAAGTTGATTATATAGAAGAAATAAATGGCAAGATACATGCCTACGAATTTAAATGGAAAGAAGAGGGAGCTAAAATCCCCGTGGAGTTTTTAAACACCTATAAAAACGCTTCGTTTAAGGTAATAAATAAAGACAACTTTTTGTCTTTTCTTGTTTAAATCTACCACCGTTTAATAGGGTTGAACCCCATTTAGGGTTCAACCCTAAAACAAGTAATATACCCAGTTTATTCTAAAGGAGATTTAGTCACTATGAATCCAGCAGATAAAGAAAAACAGACGATAGATTTTTATGATAGAAAAGCCGAAGAGTGGGCAAACGCTCATTCTGGCTACGAAAAGATTTCTTGGTGGATAGAAGAAATGCAGATATTTCATAACCTTCTGCCTACTGGTAAAATCCTGGAAATTGGGGCTGGAACAGGGAGAGACGCTTCAAATCTAGTAGATTTAGGTTACGACTACACAGGAACAGACGCTTCGTTTGGTCTTCTGGAAATTGCGAAAAAAAGAAACCCGCAAGTAAACTTTAAATTGGTAGGGGTATGCGAATTGGACTTTCCGAAACACGAATTTGATGGGTTTTAGACTGTAGCAACCCTTTTGCATATACCTAAAAACACTATCGATAAGGCGTTGCAGATTATCAGAACCCAAATTAAGCCTAATGGGATAGGTTTTATATCATTGAAGGCTGGAGCAGATGAAAGGGAGGATTCGGAAACAGGAAGGTGGTTTTCTTATTACTCACTAAAGGAGTTTAAAAAACTACTCGAAAAAAACGGATTTGAGGTGATAAAGCAAAAGACACGCAAGGGGGAAAGAGATTGGTGGCTGTGTTATTGGGTTAAGACAAAAGCCAATGTTTAGCTTAATTTGAGTGTGATAGAATAATGTCATGGTTGCATTTTCTGCATTTTTGGAATCTCCAAAAAATGTTAGTTTTGAATCTCAAGAAAAGGGGGAATTGATTATCTTTTTGCTAAGAAGGCATTGGATTACTAATGTTCCTTGGATACTCTTTTCTTTTGTGTTACTCTCCTTTCCACTTTTGTATCGGGTAATTTTATCTAATGACAGCTTTTTTTCTTTGCTACCTTCCAAGTACGCTCTAGTTGCTGGACTAATTTGGTATTTGTTTACCTTTTTATTTATTTTAGAAAACTATTTAATTTGGTATTTTAATGTTTACATTTTGACGGATAAACGGGTCATCGACATGGACTTTTACGGCATAATCCACAAAAAAGTTTCCGAAACACCACTTCGCAACATAGAAGATTCTACCTACTTTGTAAGTGGTATATTCCCAACACTTTTTGATTTTGGAAATATTAAAATTCAGACTGCAGCCGAATCCCCCGAGTTTGAATTTGAACAGGTTCCAAACCCTGCCCAAGTTCACGATAGAATAAACGATTTAATAACAGATATTCATAAAACAAGAGGGAGGACAAAAAGTGGAAGCAAATAACCCCTTGGATCTTTCAATCCAAATACCTTTTCCTAATATCAATATCTCTGTGAGTGTGTGGTATGTAATTGAGCTCCTTCTAATTTTGGCATTTATAATTTACATTAGCTTTGCGGCATTGGTGGTAAAACAGGTGTATATTATGGACGAGGCGTTGTCTACCGGTGGGGTATCATCTTACCTAAAAACTTTTGCTTGGTTACACTTTGTGGCGTCAATAATGGTTTTTGTATTTGTACTGTTTTATTTATTGTAAATGGAATCAACATTTTCGGTTCGGACACAACAAATTATTGGATCGCCTAACCCTCTGCGCGGAGGATTGTGTCGTATTTTAGATATAACTCCGGACTCCTCCGAAGTCTTCGAATCTCGAGGTCGCATGTTTGTACTTTTGGAACTTTATGATGCTTCGGCTTCTTGTGATCTTACCCTTACCATGTCGCTGATTGCCGACGCTTTGCAAGAATCTTACTTTAGTGTTTTGGATGGAACGCCAATT encodes:
- a CDS encoding ATP-binding protein; its protein translation is MAIIARDISKIVEKYLFKGKIIIVYGARQVGKTTLVRNILNSSDSSNGYFNCELLSVKRQLESLEPYKTKEFLGDSKIIILDEAQKVENIGLALKQLIDTFPDIQIVATGSSSFDLSNKINEPLTGRAFEFKLYPLSIQELVKYSDKKIVLESLDKILTYGLYPEVYLSGRNLAQKLIETISSQYLYKDVLEIEQIKKPQTIIRLLELLAMQLGSEVSITELATTLQINYDTVERYLDLLEKSFVIFRLRSFSRNLRKEITKKHKVYFYDVGIRNAILNRYNALSLREDIGGLWENFLIAERIKYLDGKEIPFNNYFWRTHDQKEVDYIEEINGKIHAYEFKWKEEGAKIPVEFLNTYKNASFKVINKDNFLSFLV
- a CDS encoding class I SAM-dependent methyltransferase produces the protein MNPADKEKQTIDFYDRKAEEWANAHSGYEKISWWIEEMQIFHNLLPTGKILEIGAGTGRDASNLVDLGYDYTGTDASFGLLEIAKKRNPQVNFKLVGVCELDFPKHEFDGF
- a CDS encoding class I SAM-dependent methyltransferase, with amino-acid sequence MHIPKNTIDKALQIIRTQIKPNGIGFISLKAGADEREDSETGRWFSYYSLKEFKKLLEKNGFEVIKQKTRKGERDWWLCYWVKTKANV
- a CDS encoding PH domain-containing protein gives rise to the protein MVAFSAFLESPKNVSFESQEKGELIIFLLRRHWITNVPWILFSFVLLSFPLLYRVILSNDSFFSLLPSKYALVAGLIWYLFTFLFILENYLIWYFNVYILTDKRVIDMDFYGIIHKKVSETPLRNIEDSTYFVSGIFPTLFDFGNIKIQTAAESPEFEFEQVPNPAQVHDRINDLITDIHKTRGRTKSGSK